GCAAGTTTGAGTTGGGATATTGCACTCATGTCTCTCTAACTAGTATctgaattaaaaataataatgatatcGCTGACATTTATATTTTTAGGTGTCCAGACAACTCAAATCCTTGAATTGTTAGTCTGTGTTACTCAGCGAAATaggttatttttcttctttttgagtaGTTTCAGTTACAATGGCTCAATTAGATGGGACCTATGATGTCTACATGACATGCACAACCAACCTACCATCTCTAAATTTAAACGTTTGGTATGACCAAACTATTCAAATTAAGTACGGGCCATTATTTGAGAAGTAATATAAGTATGGATTATTAACTTCAACCAAACTGTTAGTCTTGGGTTCTAAAACACAAAGATGATGGCAAGTACTGACATGAGCCACTAAATTACTGTCTCTTGGATTTTCTTCCTTCCATAGTTTCTTCGTGAAGCCTTCCGGTTACATAGATTTAAGTCTGCATTAACATGTCAGGTTTTTTTAATTGGAAATGTTTTGGTTTTGAGGGAGACAAGGCAAACCAAAATCACCTATAAACATTATATTACCCTCCCCacaccctaaaaaaaaaaaagttaaaagctTAAAATGCTTAATTTATATAATGTAAAATACCTTATCAAAGTGTAGGCAATGTTTTCATCATGACCAAGATATTATATGCATCAGCATTAGATatcattaaaataacatatctaAAACCCCTGCTCTTATTGTctcatttgattaattgatacaTTTCAAGATATTTTTTAAATCAGAACTAATGCTATAGCCACACTTTTTCAACTTTTAATGAAATATTTATCAAAAATCAAATAGTTTTATTGTTTCATCTTCGTGTTTTTTATATTAGATGgtgcttttatatttttttactataatttaaaatatttttatcttttctccgGTTAAGATAATAGGAGATCTTGGTTTCTCTTGCTATAAATGGACCAGGCTAAGGTCAGAGGTGCCTGCAAGTATAGAAAGCATAGGATATACGAATGATGctttcattaaaaattaaaaaaatcaaatgctTTTGTAATATGTCCTGAAAGTCAATGCTAAAAGAATTTGACCAAAGTTTACATCCCAACAATATCACACCCGCCCAGTTAACATCCAACGGCTGTCATAGTTACTGGTCAGATTTGGCAACCGACCCAGAAAATAAGCTCTCCAACAGCACACCGATCAttcttcttaaaaaaaagaaaaaaaagtaagatcaccaaagaaaagaaaaaaaaaacaaaaaatcccAGCCTTTCAATTAATATTCTTTATAAAGCTAATAGAGCTGCAGACTATGTGGCTGCTTATGTAGCCAGATACTTCGGTAATCGGTAGTATCTTGTGGGCTGAAGATGAAAAGTTGTTTCTGTCACTTcgaggtattttattttttaattttattgaatgTATCCATACTCGTTAGATATGGTTTATTTGTTTTAGCgcgaaaaaaaaattgttcctTATAGGCCGTAATTCTGTTCCTAGTGTTACTAAAGACTGAGATCAAATCATTCACCTTCCTCGTACCAACCTTGTCCAATAATTTAGAACAGATATACACTATAAAGACAGAAGCTTGGACAAAAAACCTCACATCATGCTATAAGGAAATAATCCCAGGTAGACCCATGAATCCTACGAACCTCAATACGTCAATATCTGGAGAATTACTATGCGACACGATTCCATCACCGTCCATCTCGTACGCCATCCGGTTCTCAAGATCCCTATATAAGCATATGCGAACTCCCGCACCAAATAACCAGCTTTCGACCCCCGAAATGTCGCTAATTACCGCATAGGCGCGGAACCGTTGCTTCCCTCTCGATCTACTCCTTTTATACTCTCTCTCCACAAAAATTTCTCATTTAATCGTTTTCTTGGGAGGAGAAATTTCTCTCTCGGATCGGATCGGGGAGGGAGTGGGGGAACCGATGAATCGGGTGGCGAGGGGATCGCTGTCGGAACGGAGGAATATTCCGGGGGGATGGGGGCATGACCGGCGGCGGAGCTTGGGCGGAAAGGGGGAGGATGAGAGCTTGGAATTGGATCTGTTCTTGAAAAGCGGCGGCGGCGCTCTGATCGGATCGGCCAACGGATCCGACGGCCAGGACGGTGTGGATCCCTCTTTTTCCTCCATTTTATTctgatttattattattaacttTCTTTTTTGGCCTTTTGTGGATTTGGATTGTTTTGTGGATGGTATGTTTCCGGAAATGGCCTCCTGAATGAGAGCGTGCGCAAACTGCAAAAAATTATCTTCTTTTATCAATAATTCGATCTATGACAGCCCTTTTATTTGAGAAATGTTTCAAgttttaattataattatttgtaTATCGTGAAAATCTCGTGATCTAAGTTTCTGCTGTTTATTGTAGTTTTTATCACGTGCTTGTAACGATGGCATTTACTTCTTGTAATCCTTGGGCTTTTAGTTTTTTAATTTAAACATCTATTTCCGTTTGGAAGAATTTTGACGTAATATTTATTTGTATCACGAGTTGTGATGTGATTTCTGTGGGAGCCGGCAGGACTGAATTACTCATCAGTTGTGAGAATTCGATTATTTGTCCTTTTTTTCTGACTCTATTTATTGTTCTTTGCAGAACAAGTTAAATTGGAGAGACTATCAATTGGATCAGCCAAGATTGGGAGGAGCGGAATGGATGATTTACTCAATGCTGACAATGGAAAGCATGATTACGATTGGTAAATACCATGACTAAATCCttcatttttttcaataaaatgGTTGGGTATATCCCCATGTGCTTAAAATAGAAAAGCTTAGCTGTTCTTGATCAGTCTTTAGGCCGCATTAAGCgtgaaaatttttgttccagGGAAGATTTaacgttttaaatttattagaaTGCTTGCCTATAATGATTTTTTTGTCCTTATGATTGCTTCTGATACTCTATTTAATGCAAACTTACCCAAAAAATGTCTTGATGCAAGAACCTTAGATGCAGAATCTTGAAGTCTGACATAGTTAAATTGTCTTCAATTATTGAACTTATATTTGATTCATAAAGGATAATTGATCATCTCTTGTGTAACTTGATGCTCTTTCTGAACTCATCAAGCTTCCACTTTACATCCGATCACTAGGTCATGCTATACATCTTCCATCAATTTCTATTGCCCAAAAAAGGTTGTCTATTTGTATCCATCTTCACTTGTAGAGAGATGTTAACTGGTTATGGGCAATGCTAAAGTTATTGTATGAAGTGAACTATTTAGATAGCAATTTGCCATCTCCAAATGTCTAGAGCTCTATGGAGTAGGATTTATGTCAACTTACAGTTGGCGGCAGACCATCATGCTATATGTACAATATTTCTTTAGTTGCTATGCACTTGATAGGATAAGTTATGTTTTGAACAAGCCTCAAATGTTCGAAAGTCAGAGGAAACacaaatcaaatcaaactcAAAACTTTATCTTGCACTCAAAAGGGAAAAATGCTTTTTTctaaagtaaaataggattttcATTTGAAAACTACATTTTCTTTTGTAAGACACTCCAACAAGTTGAGTAGGCTTGAGGATTCCTACTTTGCCTGCAGTTGTCCTTCAAAGCTTCATAATAATTCTTAGCAACTTAGATAATACATGCAAGAGTTAATTTAGATCAGGATAGGGAGGAAATTCATCTCTCCCTAAATGGAGCAACGGATTGTCAATAAATGTTTCCTTTCCATACTTATAAGGATGTCTTTATACTCTCTGGAATGTTCTCATAATAAAAGACATGGTCAAGTCTTTGACTTTTATATTCCATAAACagataaaaagtaaaaatgctTACACCTTACTAGCAAAAGATAACCAAAACTCCTTGTTGATTATTTGGTTTCAAGTAAGTCTTGAATTATTTGAGCATGCAATAAATCCTATACTCTGTGTCTTTTATCTTtgaattatcttttctttttagtaGGTGAAGATCAAAAACCCATTTGTATCATCTTTGGTAGGGCATCAGAAGCCAATGACATGCTAAATGTTGTTACCTTCAGATTCTCTTAGTTTGCAATTACAAGCAGAATTTCTACTTTGGCACATGTCTTGCAAAATGTTGAAAGCTAATTAGCTGTTGATTTGACTTCCGCATGGACAGGCTTCTAACTCCTCCTGGATCTCCACATGGCCCTTCTTCTGATGCTAGTAAGAAGCCACTTTCCTCAGTAGCACCTAAGCGCAGTTCCACTGTTAGATCAGTTTCAACTACAAGAGCTACAAGGGTATGAATCATCTCATCATCTCCAGTAGCTGTtctaagaatatagtatcaCAGTTTATCAGTTATCTTTGTTATTCTAATTCAACGGTTAGGTTGTTCAAGATGACATATCCATTCCAGGGGGTTCTCTCCGAACTCTTCCACGCATGCATGCACAACAGAAAAAGGAATCTAAATCTAATTTGCAAAAGgttttatttaatcagttttattGCAAGCATTCATTGCTTATACCCCAGAAGAAGCACAAACATCTGGTCTCATTATGCAGTAGTAGCCTTTTCACCTTCTTGATATGTGATCTTCTTGGTCTTTTCTAATGTTCAAGGGCCTGACAAGTTATTTTGAGCTCAGCACAGTTTGCTTTGTCTGGCTCTTCAGCAAATGTTAAATTCAGTATATGAGGAGAACCCAAAATATACTTCTATCTACATACTCAGTTGCAATCAGATTTTAACGATCTGTCCTCTGTGATGTCATTTAGTTTCATCTCATGTAAAGCTTAAATATCACTGTATCTCATGCGGCATTCTTTCTATGCCAGAGAACTGGTGAATCATAGTCTCGACTCTCGCCACTCACCTACCTACCTTTTTGTTAGATCGATCAATTCTGGTTTAGTTATAGGAAATGGTAATTTCACAAATTTATATGGATTGGGGATTAAGTCAACATCCCTTGGAGAGTATTAATTCGTATCTGTTAATGCATGTATTACTTTGTAACCTTTTAAGCTGCTCTTGTTTCAGTTGTGTCATTCTTACACCCATGTGTTcattcataaataaataaaacatctCAATTTCTCATTCTTGTTGCAGCTCCCTGCTTCTCAGTCCGAGACTGGCCATTCAACAAGGCCAGCCAGGAGTGGTTCGGTGACCCGGCCTTCCATCTCTTCCAGCAATTTCTCTAATACTAACAGAACATCAGTCCTTGACACTAGCTTAGCCTCAGTAACCTCAAGGCCATCAACCCCAGGGAGCCGAGCAGCTGCTCTCTCATCTGCAAGGCCATCGACTCCAACCTCACGTCCCATACCAGCTACCCTCTCAACTGCAAGGCCATCGACTCCAACCTCACGTTCCATACCAGCTACCCTCTCAACTGCAAGGCCATCGACTCCAACCTCACGTCCCATACCGACTCGATCATCCACTCCAGTCAGAACTCGAGCAACCCCCAGCGCTCCAGGACTTAAATCTGGACCTTCACATGGTTCTAGGCCATCAACTCCAACCTCTCGACTCCAAGCTGCCACCAATTCTATCTCAAATTCAAATTCTTCAGTAGCCCGCTTGAATTCAAGACCATCAACCCCCACTCGCCAGCCTGCTGCACCAACACTAGCCCCGACGACAGGGCGTTCCCCATCTGTTGGGCGGCTCTCAGCCAGAAATGGCCGAAATTCAGCACCTTCATCACATCCCAGCTCCCCTAGTCCACGGTCCCGAGCTCCAGTGCGCCCAGTTGATCTCCCAGATTTTTCACTTGATACGCCGCCTAACCTGAGGACAAAGTTGCCTGAACGGCCAGCTTCTGCTGGCAGGATGCGTCCAGGAATGGCGCTGACAGTTCGGTCAAATTCAAGTTCAAACTCTGAGACAGTAGCTTCTGTGAGTTCAAATCGGAGGCTGTCTTTGCCTATTGCCCCTCGGAGCAGGTTCCCAGAGAATCCACCCAAGGTTTTATCACAGAACAATGGACACCAGACCACGCCACCTGAAATGCGAAAATCTATGGTATCAGAGTCTGGAACTCGTAAGCCTATAAGGCCAGCTGCAGCCACAGAGAGCACCGGGTTTGGAAGGACGATCTCAAAGAAGTCGCTTGATATGGCTCTCAGGCACATGGTACGTTGTGTTCCTTCTCCCTGCTAGCATTTGGTGATATGAACATCCACTAATTCATGCATACAGGTGGCTCCTACTATTATTAAGCATTTGGACTTTCCAATGAAAGTATTTTATTGTCATAGTTCTGAGGGAAGACTGGATACTATAGCTTGTTAAATATAAAGACTGTTGCTGCATGGTATGTCACAATTCTgaaatcttcttttctttgttaacACAGGACATTCGACAAAGCCTGGGGGGCATTCGGGGTGCTTCCCTCTTTCCTCGTAGCATTCGCTCTGCTGCTCCAAAAGGAAGACCAGCTCGTATGTCGGAACCCATAGTTCCTCTGACAAGTGATGAAGACTCTGCAGAGAATGGCAATTGTAATGAAACATTTTCTGGAGACTGCAACAGATCTGTGTCATATAATGGAGACAGTATGTCTAGGTCTCCAGACAGGGAAAGCCTCAGGACAAGGGAGAGTGTGGGTGAGCTAGATCTCGATGGTAGCTACCAGTATGATGCCATGTTGATGAAAGAGGATTCAAAGAACACAAGTTGGTTGCACAGTGTTGAGGATAAGTCCGACCAAAGCCCTTTCGATCATCGATTTGAGCCTCCCCCAGAACCTTTTGATCCTCTATGACGATTCCCTTGTTGTTGTCTGTGTAATATTTGTAACATTTGATTTTTTAATTCTTGGTTCTGATCTTCATATTTCTAGAAGATGCTCCCTGGATTGGATGgtgtgtgttttttttcttccccgTTGAACCAAGAGATACTGGAAGTTTGATAAGTCTTTGAACTGAGAAAATCCTTCCTACTAGCCATGTCCATAAAACATATGACTCTGGACCCTACAGCTAAACCCTCAAGTTCTTGAATCTATGGATTTTAGGATTCAAATTCGGTTCTTGATGTGTAATCGGTAAGATGTCGGAATTAGATCTACCATTTTCTTTGTAAACTTCATCTGTTGACTGGTTTTATATAGAAAAGTGGACTTGTTTATCTTCAGCACATATGAAGATTAGCACATTGTCTGCCATGGCATTGTATCGCTATTTGAATGATCGAATGCATGTATTCCTGTTGTGTTTGGGCATGGTATCTATTTATGACGCCAAACCAGGGAGGCTTTGCTAAGGTCACGAAAGAGTGAATGATTTGAGACTCTATGGATGAGTTTGTGTATTAGGAGTATTTTGAAGAAGCCTCCAGTGGCAAACAGTTGAGTTTTGGATGGAATTATGGGCAAAGAAATAGTTATGATGCCAATTGCAAATAATTGCAAAGGCATGGTGGCTTACGACTGATTTATGCTGACTTTGTATATCCATCAACTAGTAATATCTTGTACCATGGGACTCCTGTAAATGGACATTATAATCAAGAACTTGCATCTTCTAATGGAATTTGTTGGTGTAtgttacatataacaatcaacCAGTATTTTCTTGGTTGGTCCTGTCTGAAGTCTTTAGTAAAACTGAACATTTTCTCCAAAGTGTATGTGAAGGTAGGAAGCAAAATTGGGCGGTTATTTTGGAAGAAATTGTTTTATAAACTGGTTAAGGAATCCAACTTGTTTGATACCATGCATAAGTCCAGCAGCGGCCAAAGAGAAAGAGTCCaactgtgaggcccaatagtcctacATCGAAAaggctcgttccagagcctgggcatatgaggcgggtgtctccaaatcctgcagacacgttttgggaggaaaacaaaattGGGAAGGGGTGAAGGATACTTGCGTGAAGCTCcgaaaccggacaatatctgataGGGGAGCTCCGTATTTTTCCCCtaatgtggcccccacgtgggcattaGGTGCTTCATGTGCTCCATGGAGGCGGGggtgtgacatttggtatcagagccaaggacgactcttgtccgatggtgggaagggtgtgaggcctaaTAGtttcacatcggaaagacttgtTCCAAAGCCTGGGCATataaggcgggtgtctccaaatcctgcagacgcgttttgggagaAAAACAAAATCGGAAAGGGATGAAGgatgcttgcgtgaagctccggaaccggacaatatctggcaggggagctccGTGTTTtcctcctcatgtggcccccacgtgggcacttgGTGCCTTACGTGCCCCGCGGAGGCGGagacgtgacatttggtatcagagtcgaaaacggctcttgtccgatggtgggaaggatgtgaggcccaatagtcccacctCAGAAAGACTTGTTCCAGAACccgggcatatgaggcgggtgtttcTAAattctgcagacgcgttttggaaggaaaacaaaaccggggaagGATGAAGGACATTTGTgtgtaaggctgcaaatgggtccgACCCGAGGCCCGACCCGCATAGACCAACCcgatccgaattttaggacccgtgaGTCCGGGTtggatcctaaaattggacccgaatcattttctggatCGAGTTTGGGTTTACTGTATGGACCCGACCCAACTCGAATGGactgagagaggggggggggggggaagcaaaagagagatttttttttttttttttggtatgtgGGTCATGGCACTATTGgtccgtcaggattctctctcgatctattacactgttgatacctctggtgtctcggtggctggctttttttttttttttctactgttttttggtttttgttttttttaacttttgcagGGAGGAAGTGGGGGAAcagaactgaatatgggtcatgtgccagttttctgcaatggaatcggattttggaagaaggtctgggattttttttgtcctcgcgagaggggagctgggagacaccaagttccgtccaatcagccatatagacaaaaaaatagtgtgatatgaaatttggctcgtagaccgacttagtttgtaagtcatgggtcatctgttctgactggaggtcaattgagTCTTTCAAGTcctgggtcacccagcacctcataattatgatgtgaccaaattagatttgcccaaattcttttcAAAAGCACGGAGAAATAGATCTAATTCGGATTCGAATCCGACCCGATTTAGATCTGGGTccgactcggatccgacccgatccattCTTCAATCGGATTGAATCTGAGTCCAAAATTAGAATTCGAACAAAAA
The Phoenix dactylifera cultivar Barhee BC4 chromosome 3, palm_55x_up_171113_PBpolish2nd_filt_p, whole genome shotgun sequence DNA segment above includes these coding regions:
- the LOC103716682 gene encoding mucin-2-like, with protein sequence MNRVARGSLSERRNIPGGWGHDRRRSLGGKGEDESLELDLFLKSGGGALIGSANGSDGQDEQVKLERLSIGSAKIGRSGMDDLLNADNGKHDYDWLLTPPGSPHGPSSDASKKPLSSVAPKRSSTVRSVSTTRATRLPASQSETGHSTRPARSGSVTRPSISSSNFSNTNRTSVLDTSLASVTSRPSTPGSRAAALSSARPSTPTSRPIPATLSTARPSTPTSRSIPATLSTARPSTPTSRPIPTRSSTPVRTRATPSAPGLKSGPSHGSRPSTPTSRLQAATNSISNSNSSVARLNSRPSTPTRQPAAPTLAPTTGRSPSVGRLSARNGRNSAPSSHPSSPSPRSRAPVRPVDLPDFSLDTPPNLRTKLPERPASAGRMRPGMALTVRSNSSSNSETVASVSSNRRLSLPIAPRSRFPENPPKVLSQNNGHQTTPPEMRKSMVSESGTRKPIRPAAATESTGFGRTISKKSLDMALRHMDIRQSLGGIRGASLFPRSIRSAAPKGRPARMSEPIVPLTSDEDSAENGNCNETFSGDCNRSVSYNGDSMSRSPDRESLRTRESVGELDLDGSYQYDAMLMKEDSKNTSWLHSVEDKSDQSPFDHRFEPPPEPFDPL